From one Luteipulveratus mongoliensis genomic stretch:
- a CDS encoding cytochrome c biogenesis CcdA family protein: MTTDAAEVVATGSLPLAILLAVLAGVVSFASPCVLPLVPGFLGYVTGLTDEKRRTRLVSGALLFVLGFSVVFVGIAAAFDWATSLTQEHRGAMLRVGGVVVILLAMVYLGFIGQRGVGIRWRPAAGLAGAPLLGVAFGIGMSPCIGPVYGSILALASPLSDSSDTVPRGVALAACYSLGMGIPFVLIAAGWSRAEKASRWLRNHHRPIQLIGGCLMLAVGVLMVSGVWEHFISWIQTSLVGVDGFKPAI, from the coding sequence ATGACGACCGACGCGGCCGAGGTGGTCGCCACTGGCAGCCTGCCACTGGCGATCCTGCTGGCCGTGCTCGCGGGCGTCGTGTCGTTCGCCTCACCGTGCGTACTCCCTTTGGTGCCAGGCTTTCTCGGCTACGTGACCGGGCTGACCGACGAAAAACGTCGGACCCGGCTGGTGAGCGGCGCGCTGCTCTTCGTCCTTGGCTTCTCGGTCGTGTTCGTCGGGATCGCTGCGGCCTTCGACTGGGCGACCTCCCTCACCCAGGAGCACCGTGGCGCGATGCTGCGCGTCGGCGGTGTCGTGGTGATCCTGCTGGCCATGGTCTACCTCGGCTTCATCGGCCAGCGCGGTGTCGGCATCCGGTGGCGTCCGGCCGCCGGCCTCGCGGGTGCACCGTTGCTCGGCGTCGCGTTCGGGATCGGGATGAGCCCGTGCATCGGACCGGTCTACGGCAGCATCCTGGCGCTGGCCTCACCGCTCAGCGACAGCAGCGACACCGTGCCGAGGGGCGTCGCGCTCGCGGCGTGCTACTCGCTCGGCATGGGAATCCCGTTCGTACTCATCGCTGCTGGCTGGTCGCGGGCCGAGAAAGCATCACGATGGTTGCGCAACCATCACCGCCCCATCCAGCTGATCGGCGGTTGCCTGATGCTCGCCGTCGGCGTCCTCATGGTCAGCGGTGTGTGGGAGCACTTCATCTCTTGGATTCAGACGTCCCTCGTGGGCGTCGATGGCTTCAAGCCGGCGATCTGA
- a CDS encoding MarR family winged helix-turn-helix transcriptional regulator → MTTQPEPDWLSPQEQLAWRAYLRASRQLEVALDRDLQVHGLSLAEYEIISMVSEAPERRLRMSALADMVVQSRSRMTHTAKRLEARGWVERVPVLDDRRGVDLVLTDEGWEALDKASRVHIEGVREHLVSALSPEEFMALGEAMRRVSEGLGTPPGGPKAGLWAPA, encoded by the coding sequence ATGACTACCCAGCCCGAGCCCGACTGGCTCAGCCCGCAGGAACAACTGGCTTGGCGGGCGTATTTGCGCGCCAGCCGCCAGCTCGAGGTGGCCCTCGACCGCGACCTGCAGGTGCACGGACTCTCCCTCGCAGAGTACGAGATCATTTCGATGGTGTCCGAGGCTCCGGAGCGTCGACTTCGGATGAGTGCGCTGGCCGACATGGTCGTGCAGTCGCGCAGCCGGATGACGCACACGGCCAAGCGCCTCGAGGCGCGCGGCTGGGTGGAGCGGGTGCCGGTGCTCGATGACCGTCGCGGGGTGGATCTGGTGCTCACCGACGAGGGTTGGGAGGCGCTCGACAAGGCTTCCCGTGTGCACATCGAAGGCGTCCGTGAGCACCTCGTGTCTGCCCTGTCGCCCGAGGAGTTCATGGCGCTCGGTGAGGCGATGAGGCGTGTGAGCGAAGGTCTCGGCACACCGCCCGGCGGGCCGAAGGCCGGCCTGTGGGCCCCGGCCTGA
- a CDS encoding histidine phosphatase family protein: MPDRTTVHLVRHGEVDNPDKVLYGRMPDFHLSPLGREMAQLTAASLRERDITHLVSSPLERAQETMAPLAEALGQGVTLDERVIEAGNDFEGLTVGSNPKQLLHPRFWPKLLNPAKPSWGEPYAEIVTRMTAAVEDARAAALGHEAVIVSHQLPVWTARRHYEGMRLWHDPRRRECTLASVTSLTFVGDELLFLSYAEPAASLLPQAAKVGGA; this comes from the coding sequence ATGCCCGACCGCACGACCGTCCATCTTGTCCGTCACGGCGAGGTCGACAACCCCGACAAGGTCCTCTACGGCCGCATGCCCGACTTCCACCTGTCGCCGCTGGGCCGCGAGATGGCGCAGCTGACCGCAGCCTCCCTGCGTGAGCGCGACATCACCCATCTGGTGTCCTCGCCGCTCGAGCGCGCGCAGGAGACCATGGCGCCGTTGGCCGAGGCGCTCGGCCAGGGCGTCACGCTCGACGAGCGGGTCATCGAGGCCGGCAACGACTTCGAGGGTCTGACCGTGGGGTCCAACCCCAAGCAGCTCCTCCACCCGCGCTTCTGGCCCAAGCTGCTCAACCCGGCCAAGCCGTCGTGGGGCGAGCCGTATGCCGAGATCGTCACTCGGATGACCGCTGCCGTCGAGGACGCGCGGGCCGCGGCTCTCGGCCACGAAGCCGTCATCGTGTCCCACCAGCTGCCGGTCTGGACGGCCCGCCGCCACTACGAGGGCATGCGGTTGTGGCACGACCCGCGTCGTCGCGAGTGCACGCTCGCCTCGGTCACCTCACTCACCTTTGTCGGCGACGAGCTCCTCTTCCTGTCGTACGCCGAGCCGGCCGCCTCCCTGCTGCCCCAGGCCGCAAAGGTCGGCGGCGCATGA
- a CDS encoding TlpA disulfide reductase family protein, whose translation MMRRTADRVARSPRGAGRVARSASGGRIETWRIEIKVAMLAVVLVGGLAACSDDPNSISGQAKDGDNKGYVAGDGQIETLNASHRKKPVRLTGTTLAGKPWSLADAKGKVIVLNVWGSWCAPCQQELPHLQDAWASYESAKKPVQFVGVLQRDSTVSAQATLSKFKVTYPSLQDDGGKSLLGLQGKVVTTPTTLVIDQEGRIAARVSGQTTATTVRNLVDDVLGEKS comes from the coding sequence ATGATGCGACGAACCGCTGATCGAGTAGCCCGGAGCCCCCGTGGTGCTGGTCGAGTAGCCCGGAGCGCTAGCGGAGGGCGTATCGAGACCTGGCGTATCGAGATCAAGGTGGCGATGCTCGCGGTCGTTCTTGTCGGCGGCCTGGCGGCGTGCAGCGACGACCCGAACTCCATCTCGGGCCAGGCCAAGGACGGCGACAACAAGGGCTACGTCGCCGGTGACGGCCAGATCGAGACCCTCAACGCGAGCCATCGCAAGAAGCCGGTGCGGCTGACGGGTACGACCCTCGCAGGCAAGCCGTGGTCGCTCGCCGACGCCAAGGGCAAGGTCATCGTGCTCAACGTGTGGGGTTCGTGGTGCGCGCCGTGCCAGCAGGAGCTGCCGCACCTGCAGGACGCGTGGGCATCGTACGAATCCGCAAAGAAGCCAGTGCAGTTCGTCGGGGTGCTGCAGCGCGACTCCACGGTGTCCGCGCAGGCGACGCTGTCGAAGTTCAAGGTCACCTACCCCTCGCTGCAGGACGACGGCGGGAAGTCGCTGCTCGGGCTGCAGGGCAAGGTCGTGACGACGCCGACCACGCTGGTCATCGATCAGGAGGGCCGGATCGCGGCGCGGGTGTCGGGCCAGACGACGGCCACGACCGTTCGCAACCTGGTCGACGACGTCCTCGGCGAGAAGAGCTGA
- the hemL gene encoding glutamate-1-semialdehyde 2,1-aminomutase has translation MASSSTTSRSTSAGSSSSTARSAALIERARSVTPGGVNSPVRAFRAVGGTPRFIASAEGPWLTDVDGNRYVDLICSWGPMILGHRHPSVLSAVTEAAGKGFSFGTPSENEVALASEIVDRVEPLEQVRLVSSGTEATMSALRLARGATGRSKVVKFAGCYHGHVDALLASAGSGLATFALPDSAGVPDSSAGETIVLPYNDVAAVEAAFAEHGDEIACVITEASPGNMGVVPPEPGLTEALRRITRAHGALLISDEVMTGFRCSASGWYGLEGPYDGGAPDLFTFGKVMGGGFPAAAFGGRADLMGHLAPDGPVYQAGTLSGNPVATAAGLATLKGCTPEVYARLDTVAHSIADAAHTELSAAGVPHTIQWAGSMFSVFFREGAVRTYDDAKSQDTAAFSRFFNAMLDQGVHLPPSAYEAWFVSASHNDDAVEAVLQALPAAARAASETHGSL, from the coding sequence ATGGCGTCCTCCTCCACTACGTCTCGTAGTACTTCTGCTGGGTCGAGCTCATCGACCGCCCGCTCTGCCGCACTGATCGAGCGGGCGCGCAGCGTCACTCCTGGGGGCGTCAACAGCCCCGTCCGTGCCTTCCGCGCCGTGGGCGGCACCCCGCGATTCATCGCCTCCGCCGAAGGCCCGTGGCTGACCGATGTGGACGGCAACCGTTACGTCGATCTCATCTGCTCCTGGGGCCCGATGATCCTCGGCCACCGCCATCCGTCGGTCCTCTCCGCAGTCACAGAGGCGGCCGGCAAGGGCTTCTCGTTCGGGACGCCGAGTGAGAACGAGGTCGCGCTGGCCTCCGAGATCGTCGACCGCGTCGAGCCGCTCGAGCAGGTGCGCCTGGTCAGCAGCGGGACCGAGGCGACGATGAGCGCCCTGCGTCTGGCTCGCGGGGCGACCGGACGGTCCAAGGTCGTGAAGTTCGCCGGTTGCTACCACGGTCACGTCGACGCGCTGCTCGCCAGCGCGGGCAGCGGCCTGGCGACGTTCGCCCTGCCGGACTCGGCCGGCGTACCCGACTCCAGCGCCGGGGAGACGATCGTGCTCCCGTACAACGACGTCGCCGCGGTGGAAGCCGCGTTTGCCGAGCACGGTGACGAGATCGCGTGCGTGATCACCGAGGCCTCGCCCGGCAACATGGGCGTCGTCCCGCCGGAGCCAGGTCTCACCGAGGCGCTGCGTCGCATCACCCGCGCGCACGGTGCGCTGCTGATCAGCGACGAGGTCATGACGGGCTTCCGCTGCTCGGCCTCGGGCTGGTACGGCCTCGAGGGTCCGTACGACGGTGGGGCACCTGACCTCTTCACCTTCGGCAAGGTCATGGGCGGCGGCTTCCCGGCCGCCGCGTTCGGCGGACGTGCGGACCTGATGGGCCACCTCGCGCCGGACGGCCCGGTCTACCAGGCCGGCACGCTGTCCGGGAACCCCGTCGCCACGGCCGCCGGACTGGCCACGCTCAAGGGCTGCACCCCCGAGGTCTACGCCCGCCTCGACACCGTCGCTCACAGCATCGCCGACGCCGCGCACACCGAGCTGAGCGCGGCCGGCGTACCCCACACGATCCAGTGGGCCGGCTCGATGTTCAGCGTGTTCTTCCGCGAGGGCGCGGTGCGGACGTACGACGACGCCAAGTCCCAGGACACCGCCGCCTTCTCGCGGTTCTTCAACGCGATGCTGGACCAGGGTGTGCACCTGCCGCCGAGCGCGTACGAGGCGTGGTTCGTGAGCGCGTCACACAACGATGATGCAGTCGAGGCGGTCCTGCAGGCGCTCCCCGCTGCTGCCAGGGCGGCCTCAGAAACGCATGGGAGTCTCTGA